Proteins found in one Panicum hallii strain FIL2 chromosome 4, PHallii_v3.1, whole genome shotgun sequence genomic segment:
- the LOC112890646 gene encoding uncharacterized protein LOC112890646 gives MIHVPANIWYEKLVAGVAESASALTLQEPDVSYSGVLLDYTSSEESTTDSDDDSAQSASSFLEKDNYSIVDRLIHEHNYYPDGMPKRGPKSQRRTNPNEEQHHLVQALLDQYNDDNNLFGNRAHALESLLRHEYEKNKWYYHFNFTTKTGNLFFAEVSQRQGERAWKVNCCCIVDCNENGQCNGYRNNGGPDMNHPNNTDAYTAGLLDGYLPFGDGELSGFDDLEAEAARLRVVFKGLDDPDATKRLRLRAMQQQ, from the exons ATGATACATGTGCCGGCAAATATTTG GTATGAGAAGCTTGTGGCAGGTGTTGCAGAGTCTGCATCTGCATTAACACTGCAGGAGCCAGATGTTTCGTACTCTGGGGTGTTGCTTGACTATACATCATCAGAAGAATCTACTACTGACAGCGATGACGACTCTGCACAATCAGCTTCATC GTTCCTGGAGAAAGATAATTATTCTATTGTGGATAGGTTGATACATGAGCATAACTATTATCCTGATGGCATGCCAAAGAGAGGTCCCAAGTCACAAAGAAGAACGAATCCTAATGAGGAACAACACCATTTGGTTCAAGCTTTATTGGACCAGTATAATGATGACAACAATCTTTTCGGG aATCGTGCGCATGCTCTCGAAAGTCTTTTGAGGCATGAATATGAGAAGAATAAGTGGTACTATCATTTCAATTTCACAACAAAGACTGGGAATCTATTCTTTGCTGAAGTGTCACAAAGGCAAGGAGAACGTGCTTGGAAGGTCAACTGTTGCTGCATCGTTGATTGTAACGAAAATG GCCAGTGCAATGGTTATAGAAACAATGGAGGTCCTGATATGAATCACCCCAATAATACTGATGCATATACTGCTGGTCTCTTGGATGGCTATTTGCCGTTCGGTGATGGTGAACTAAGTGGCTTTGATGAT TTGGAAGCTGAGGCTGCTAGGCTAAGGGTTGTGTTCAAG GGTCTCGATGATCCAGATGCTACGAAGAGACTCCGTCTTCGAGCCATGCAACAACAGTGA
- the LOC112890189 gene encoding putative transferase At4g12130, mitochondrial — protein sequence MPPLARRLAASLLRSRGGRALHTGPPSDPAVLACRLASRAVVRFAGPEAARFLHSLLTNDLLSAFAAGGASSPQRYAPTPNAPARGPAGPAYAALLTPQGRFLYDLFLYRTPPRSQMLDRTGSAPETGEKPAQEEGEPAEVLADVDAAEVDELVACFKRYRLRSKVEIDNVSENFACWQRFGRNVVHTEPSTQEPEAQSIGWGQGIDHAGESAAQGNGHGWQWLKDPRLDYLGYRGIFPADTIPPLVESDKEADERHYQLWRIENGIAEGSTEIPKGEAIPLEYNLAALNAISFEKGCYIGQELIARTHHRGVIRKRLMPMKFVDEKGEELDQAVAPGSEVVNEASGKKIGTVNTALGSRGMGLLRLEEALKQGSFLCISDNKGVRVQPIKPDWWPAEWTQMVDQQSAVA from the exons ATGCCGCCGCTcgcgcgccgcctcgccgcgAGCCTCCTCCGctcgcgcggcggccgcgcgctccACACGGGCCCGCCGTCCGACCCGGCCGTGCTGGCGTGCCGCCTGGCGTCCCGCGCCGTGGTCCGCTTCGCGGGGCCCGAGGCGGCGCGCTTCCTCCACTCGCTGCTCACCAACGACCTCCTCTCCGCCTTCGCCGCGGGGGGCGCCTCGTCGCCGCAGCGGTACGCGCCCACGCCCAACGCCCCCGCGCGGGGGCCCGCGGGGCCCGCCTACGCCGCGCTGCTCACGCCGCAGGGCAGGTTCCTCTACGACCTCTTCCTCTACCGGACCCCGCCGCGGTCGCAGATGCTCGACCGCACCGGGTCGGCGCCGGAGACGGGGGAGAAACCTGCGCAGGAGGAGGGGGAGCCTGCGGAGGTGCTCGCCGATGTCGACGCCGCGGAGGTCGACGAGCTCGTCGCTTGCTTCAAGAG ATATCGGTTGAGATCCAAGGTTGAAATAGATAATGTAAGTGAGAATTTTGCATGTTGGCAAAGGTTTGGACGGAATGTGGTGCATACTGAACCATCTACTCAAGAACCTGAGGCTCAATCAATTGGATGGGGACAAGGTATTGACCATGCTGGTGAGTCAGCTGCACAAGGGAATGGTCATGGTTGGCAATGGCTCAAAGATCCTCGGTTAGACTACCTTGGTTACAGAGGAATTTTTCCAGCCGACACTATAC CACCACTGGTTGAGTCTGACAAAGAAGCGGATGAACGACATTATCAGCTTTGGCGGATAGAGAATGGAATTGCAGAAGGTTCAACTGAGATCCCAAAAG GTGAAGCAATCCCACTGGAGTACAATCTTGCTGCCTTGAACGCGATTTCATTTGAGAAGGGTTGCTACATTGGGCAAGAGCTTATTGCACGGACACACCACCGTGGTGTCATTCGGAAGCGCCTTATGCCAATGAAGTTTGTTGATGAAAAGGGCGAAG AACTCGACCAGGCTGTGGCTCCAGGTTCAGAAGTTGTGAACGAAGCTTCAGGCAAGAAAATCGGTACAGTAAACACTGCCCTGGGCTCCCGCGGAATGGGCCTGTTGAGACTTGAAGAGGCACTGAAACAAGGATCGTTCCTTTGCATCAGCGATAACAAGGGCGTCAGGGTTCAGCCGATCAAACCGGACTGGTGGCCAGCTGAGTGGACGCAGATGGTTGACCAGCAGAGTGCAGTTGCCTGA
- the LOC112889584 gene encoding LRR receptor kinase BAK1-like codes for MAASLLRFTLPLLSLLMLLSAASARNAEDARALAALRRALDPAGRVLGSWNPAGDPCGGSFVGVTCDPAGRVTAVSLQGRGLAGSLPPAVAGLRRLQGLYLHYNGIKGPIPREIGKLSELTDLYLDLNHLTGPVPVEIAAMVNLQVLQLGYNQLTGSIPPQLGNLNKLSVLAMQSNQLTGAIPATLGELTQLRRLDLSFNNLFGSVPSKIAEVPLLEVFDIRNNTLSGSVPAGLRRLNGGFQYTNNKGLCGVGFSLLELCPSSEDGLKPSKPEPFGPDGTVKTREVPQSANPESCSGSHCSKSANGSEGVLIVAVVAVVIGAAFCGLFAFSWYRRQKQKIGSSLEVSDSRLSTDHFQQKEACRRSASPLISVEYSNSWDPLSGGGVGSSGEVGDSFRFNLEEVECATQYFSDANLLGKSGFAATYRGILRDGSVVAVKSLNKTSCKQEESDFLRGLKMLTLLRHDNLVSLRGFCCSRGRGECFLVYDLMVNGCLSQYLDVKDASSPSVLDWTTRVSIVKGIAKGIEYLHSKKSSKPPVVHQNISAEKILLDHNFSPRLSVPGLHKLLADDVIFSTLKASAAMGYLAPEYATTGRFTDKSDVFAFGIVVLQIITGKRDVSQLKVGAAAVSDLDNVVDGNLNGVFSRTEVARLAAVAAYCTSEAPSQRPTMEAVVQQLSH; via the exons ATGGCGGCGTCGCTCCTCCGCTTCACCCTCCCCCTCCTGAGCCTGCTCatgctcctctccgccgcctcgGCGCGCAACGCGGAGGACGCCCGCGCGCTCGCGGCGCTCCGGCGGGCACTTGACCCTGCCGGCCGGGTCCTGGGCTCCTGGAACCCCGCCGGCGACCCTTGCGGCGGCTCATTCGTCGGCGTCACCTGCGACCCCGCCGGCCGCGTCACGGCCGTCTCGCTGCAGGGCCGCGGGCTCGCCGGCAGCCTGCCGCCTGCGGTCGCCGGGCTCCGGCGCCTCCAGGGGCTGTACCTGCACTACAACGGCATCAAGGGCCCCATACCGCGGGAGATTGGGAAGCTGTCCGAGCTCACGGACCTGTACCTCGACCTGAACCATCTCACCGGGCCCGTGCCCGTGGAGATTGCCGCCATGGTCAACCTCCAAG TGTTGCAGCTGGGTTACAATCAGTTGACAGGCAGCATACCTCCCCAGTTGGGCAACCTGAATAAGTTGTCTGTGCTCGCAATGCAGTCCAATCAGCTTACCGGAGCCATTCCGGCAACCCTTGGTGAGCTAACGCAGCTGAGACGGCTTGATTTGAGCTTCAACAACCTGTTTGGCTCAGTCCCATCGAAGATAGCTGAGGTTCCATTGCTTGAGGTCTTTGATATTCGCAATAACACCCTTTCTGGGAGTGTTCCTGCTG GACTGAGAAGATTAAATGGTGGTTTCCAGTATACGAATAACAAAGGCCTTTGTGGAGTTGGCTTCAGTTTGCTAGAGCTTTGCCCTTCTTCAGAGGATGGCCTGAAACCCAGCAAGCCTGAGCCTTTTGGACCAGATGGTACTGTCAAGACACGGGAAGTGCCTCAATCGGCGAATCCAGAAAGCTGCTCAGGCTCTCACTGCTCAAAGTCCGCAAATGGATCTGAAGGAGTTCTTATTGTTGCTGTTGTTGCAGTGGTTATTGGTGCTGCATTTTGTGGGTTATTTGCATTCTCTTGGTATCGTAGGCAGAAACAAAAGATTGGGAGCTCACTGGAGGTTTCTGATAGCAGGCTCAGCACTGACCATTTCCAGCAGAAGGAAGCCTGCAGAAGGAGTGCCTCTCCTTTGATTAGTGTTGAGTACTCGAACAGTTGGGACCCATTGTCAGGTGGGGGTGTTGGATCATCTGGTGAAGTTGGTGATAGCTTTAGATTCAACTTAGAGGAGGTAGAATGTGCGACGCAGTACTTCTCCGATGCGAACTTGCTAGGCAAGAGTGGCTTTGCTGCGACATACAGAGGAATCCTTCGGGATGGGTCAGTTGTTGCTGTCAAGAGCCTCAACAAGACAAGCTGCAAGCAAGAGGAGTCGGATTTTTTGCGTGGTCTGAAGATGCTCACCCTTCTTCGGCATGATAATCTTGTTAGCCTGAGGGGGTTCTGCTGCTCCAGGGGGAGAGGGGAATGCTTCCTTGTCTATGACTTAATGGTTAATGGCTGCTTGTCACAGTATCTAGATGTTAAGGATGCTTCCAGTCCTAGTGTTCTTGATTGGACTACAAGAGTTTCAATCGTCAAAGGCATTGCAAAAG GAATTGAGTACCTTCACAGCAAGAAGAGCAGCAAGCCACCAGTTGTCCACCAGAACATATCGGCCGAAAAGATCCTTCTTGACCACAACTTTTCCCCGCGGTTGTCAGTCCCAGGACTGCACAAGCTCCTCGCAGATGACGTCATTTTCTCAACCCTGAAGGCCAGCGCTGCAATGGGGTACCTCGCCCCTGAGTATGCCACCACAGGCCGATTCACTGACAAGAGCGACGTCTTTGCGTTTGGGATCGTGGTCCTCCAGATCATCACAGGGAAGAGGGATGTCTCTCAGCTGAAGGTTGGTGCTGCAGCTGTCAGCGATCTGGACAATGTGGTTGATGGAAACCTCAACGGTGTCTTCTCGAGGACTGAGGTAGCGAGGCTCGCTGCAGTTGCTGCGTACTGCACTAGCGAAGCGCCGAGCCAGCGGCCGACCATGGAGGCTGTGGTTCAGCAGCTCAGCCACTGA